In a single window of the Caproicibacterium sp. BJN0003 genome:
- a CDS encoding helix-turn-helix domain-containing protein, whose translation MTIGERITSLRKESGMTQNDLAKKIGSSRNTIACYEIGVRNPTGTATKSIAKEFGVKEEWLKTGEGEKQDNTEAAVVAKIVQMLSGENPEALSLFKAFAEFGESDWQAVKKFMQAIKKDETL comes from the coding sequence ATGACAATTGGAGAGCGAATTACAAGTTTGAGAAAAGAATCTGGAATGACTCAAAATGATCTCGCAAAAAAGATTGGAAGTTCCAGAAACACAATTGCTTGCTATGAAATCGGAGTAAGAAACCCTACAGGGACAGCTACTAAATCAATAGCAAAAGAATTTGGGGTCAAAGAAGAATGGCTTAAAACCGGAGAAGGGGAAAAGCAAGACAATACGGAAGCTGCTGTCGTAGCAAAAATCGTACAAATGCTAAGCGGAGAGAATCCGGAAGCACTATCACTTTTTAAAGCATTTGCGGAATTTGGAGAATCAGACTGGCAAGCGGTTAAAAAATTTATGCAGGCAATAAAAAAAGACGAGACACTTTGA
- a CDS encoding phage antirepressor — protein sequence MNDLQIFKNSDFGELRTIVKEGEPWFVAIDVCKALEIANSRMAVDRLDEDEKDVSLTDTLGGKQQMQIVSESGLYSLALGSRKPQAKPFKRWVTHEVIPSIRKHGAYATPATIESLIQNPESGIKLLTALKEEQDKRKVLEDKVNQDRPKVLFADAVAASESPMLIGELAKVIKQNGVNIGEKRLFEWLRNNGYLIRRKGTDYNSPTQRSMEMGLFKVKETAITHSDGHITVNRTTKVTGRGQRYFVNKFLGSENYDN from the coding sequence ATGAACGATTTACAAATTTTCAAAAATTCTGATTTTGGAGAACTTCGGACGATCGTCAAGGAAGGCGAACCGTGGTTTGTAGCGATTGATGTTTGCAAGGCATTAGAAATTGCTAATAGCCGCATGGCGGTTGATCGGCTTGACGAAGATGAAAAGGACGTCAGTTTAACTGACACCCTTGGTGGAAAGCAGCAAATGCAAATTGTCTCCGAGTCCGGCCTGTACAGTTTAGCCCTCGGAAGTCGCAAGCCACAGGCAAAGCCTTTTAAACGTTGGGTAACGCATGAAGTGATTCCATCAATCCGAAAGCATGGAGCGTATGCAACACCAGCAACGATTGAAAGCCTTATCCAAAACCCGGAAAGCGGAATCAAATTGTTAACTGCCCTTAAAGAGGAGCAGGACAAGCGCAAGGTGCTAGAGGATAAAGTTAATCAAGATAGGCCAAAAGTCCTCTTTGCGGACGCGGTAGCGGCAAGTGAAAGCCCAATGCTGATTGGGGAGCTTGCCAAAGTTATTAAGCAAAATGGCGTAAACATTGGAGAGAAAAGATTGTTTGAATGGCTCCGCAATAACGGCTATCTTATTCGACGCAAGGGGACAGACTATAATTCCCCAACCCAGAGATCAATGGAAATGGGGTTGTTTAAGGTAAAGGAAACCGCGATCACCCATTCAGACGGTCACATAACCGTAAACCGCACGACAAAGGTGACGGGACGCGGCCAGAGATATTTCGTAAATAAGTTTTTGGGAAGTGAAAATTATGATAACTGA
- a CDS encoding Lar family restriction alleviation protein encodes MDKLKPCPFCGGKARIRTVLNDNFVECGNCWSHGPHVLGFNMTKEQAISAWNRCPKAKSRSEIIKGLWKLYDKYEDAEHVICGDAARLLQSSLENKAMNCEGCKHISDSAFEPPCDSCMRLKPDWYTTEEK; translated from the coding sequence ATGGACAAACTAAAACCGTGCCCGTTCTGCGGAGGGAAAGCAAGAATCAGAACTGTACTAAATGATAATTTTGTGGAATGTGGTAATTGTTGGTCTCATGGACCGCACGTTCTCGGGTTTAATATGACCAAGGAACAAGCCATTTCTGCGTGGAATCGTTGTCCAAAAGCGAAAAGCAGATCTGAAATTATCAAAGGCCTTTGGAAACTTTACGATAAATACGAAGATGCGGAACATGTTATATGCGGAGATGCCGCAAGGCTATTGCAATCTTCACTGGAAAATAAGGCAATGAACTGTGAGGGGTGTAAACATATCTCTGATTCTGCATTTGAGCCCCCCTGTGACAGCTGTATGCGGTTAAAACCTGATTGGTACACCACAGAGGAAAAATGA
- a CDS encoding sigma factor-like helix-turn-helix DNA-binding protein — protein MSIGHELEFVKQSISRSKNKSNAALLVQCKQSLLDQETLRNGKQINLRKAKLLSYDAMLENGYSPQMLMPWDDIKSDNSHLRDELYKAAMKIIKNELTESQRTIVLKRISGERVKDIALEIGITPTTVSDQYKKGLERIKKFLKYVEPYIKRMEEN, from the coding sequence ATGAGTATTGGACATGAGCTTGAATTTGTCAAGCAATCCATAAGCCGAAGCAAAAATAAATCTAATGCAGCATTGCTTGTCCAATGCAAACAAAGCTTATTAGATCAGGAAACGCTTAGAAATGGAAAACAAATAAACTTGCGCAAGGCCAAATTGCTTTCATATGATGCCATGCTGGAAAATGGATATTCCCCTCAAATGCTTATGCCCTGGGACGATATTAAATCAGATAACAGCCATTTAAGGGACGAGCTTTACAAGGCTGCAATGAAAATCATAAAAAATGAATTAACGGAATCCCAAAGAACGATTGTACTAAAACGGATTAGTGGAGAGAGAGTAAAAGACATTGCCTTAGAAATTGGGATTACCCCCACAACCGTAAGCGACCAGTATAAAAAGGGGCTTGAAAGAATCAAGAAATTTCTAAAATATGTGGAGCCTTACATAAAAAGAATGGAGGAAAATTAA
- a CDS encoding siphovirus Gp157 family protein: protein MGIINGLYEVGSNYKAFLDALEAGEIPDEAVEDTLGAIDGEFEEKIDSIACIVKQLDADATAIKAEKDKLSERQSVKEHQRDRMKDYIRQAMALVGKSKIETPRNKVSIGKPSKSVVITDLHILKNCQEAWKPYDYGKPTNVDKAKLKEILQAGKLVDGAELRDGAPRLTIK from the coding sequence ATGGGAATTATTAACGGACTTTACGAAGTCGGCAGTAACTATAAAGCGTTTTTGGACGCATTGGAAGCCGGAGAAATCCCTGACGAAGCAGTCGAAGATACTTTGGGCGCGATTGACGGAGAATTTGAAGAAAAAATTGACTCTATCGCTTGCATTGTAAAGCAATTAGATGCAGATGCTACGGCGATCAAAGCCGAAAAGGACAAGCTTTCCGAGAGGCAATCTGTAAAAGAACACCAGCGCGATCGCATGAAAGATTATATCAGACAGGCAATGGCACTTGTAGGAAAAAGCAAAATTGAAACCCCTAGGAACAAAGTCTCTATCGGAAAACCATCAAAATCCGTCGTTATTACAGACTTGCATATTCTTAAAAATTGTCAAGAAGCTTGGAAGCCTTATGATTACGGAAAGCCAACAAACGTTGACAAGGCAAAGCTAAAAGAAATTTTACAGGCTGGAAAATTGGTTGATGGAGCGGAACTAAGAGACGGCGCACCTAGATTGACAATTAAGTGA
- a CDS encoding ERF family protein — MKIESQLLEVQKELKAPKGQYNSFGKYNYRSCEDILEAVKPILSKNGLSLVLSDSVILSGDWHYIMATARLKNADGEAIEVTAYARESQSKKGMDDSQITGTASSYARKYALNGLFLIDDTKDADTDGYKKAADRPADKPKEYICEECGKPIKPFKTLKGEIIGVEALVANTKARYKKALCAECSVKAKAEKLKDGT; from the coding sequence ATGAAAATTGAATCTCAACTTTTGGAAGTCCAAAAAGAGTTAAAAGCCCCAAAAGGCCAATATAACAGTTTCGGAAAATACAACTATCGGAGTTGTGAGGACATCTTGGAAGCGGTAAAACCGATTTTATCAAAAAATGGGCTTTCCCTTGTCTTGTCAGACAGCGTGATTTTATCCGGCGATTGGCATTACATAATGGCAACGGCAAGACTAAAAAATGCAGATGGAGAAGCAATCGAAGTCACGGCATATGCCAGGGAATCACAGTCAAAAAAAGGTATGGACGACAGCCAGATTACCGGAACCGCTTCCAGCTATGCGCGCAAATACGCTCTGAATGGCCTGTTTTTGATTGATGATACCAAAGACGCAGACACCGACGGATACAAAAAAGCGGCTGACAGACCGGCAGATAAGCCAAAAGAATATATCTGTGAAGAATGTGGAAAGCCGATAAAGCCTTTTAAAACGCTAAAAGGCGAAATAATCGGAGTCGAAGCCCTAGTTGCAAATACAAAAGCAAGATACAAAAAAGCTTTGTGCGCCGAATGCTCTGTAAAGGCGAAAGCGGAGAAATTGAAAGATGGAACTTGA
- a CDS encoding single-stranded DNA-binding protein, producing the protein MLNSVNLQGRFTATPEIRKTSNDISVTSFTLANDIGYGEKKKTAFIDCVAWRGTAELICKWFKKGSMAIVQGAIQTRSYTDRDGNKRKAFEIVADNVHFAESKRDRSDYQPANNPGYDNGSNEKFEDITDDDLPF; encoded by the coding sequence ATGCTTAATTCTGTGAATCTTCAAGGCAGATTTACCGCAACGCCGGAGATCAGGAAGACTTCAAATGATATATCAGTCACTTCTTTTACTTTGGCAAACGACATTGGGTATGGGGAGAAGAAAAAAACTGCGTTTATAGATTGTGTTGCTTGGCGCGGTACTGCGGAACTGATTTGCAAGTGGTTTAAGAAGGGAAGCATGGCTATTGTGCAAGGAGCTATTCAGACTCGCTCTTATACAGACCGCGACGGAAATAAGCGCAAGGCATTTGAAATTGTGGCAGATAATGTGCATTTTGCAGAAAGCAAACGTGATCGTTCTGACTATCAGCCAGCAAATAATCCCGGATATGATAATGGAAGCAATGAAAAATTCGAAGATATTACAGATGACGATCTCCCGTTTTGA
- a CDS encoding replisome organizer, whose protein sequence is MAEKRMFAKSVIDSDIFLDMPLSTQALYFHLSMRADDDGFINNPKKIQRMIGCSDDDMRILCAKSFIIPFESGVVVIKHWKIHNYIQKDRYKETIYLEEKSSLKENKNKEYERVQDPCTQNVYNMDTQIRLDKIRLDKVSVEGNAPQPKAITSTHQFNPPSIEEVKSYCSERKNGIDAERFIDFYASKGWLIGKTKMKDWKAAIRTWERRDKSNAPKQSNFPDYSNDVPDFLGR, encoded by the coding sequence GTGGCTGAAAAAAGAATGTTTGCAAAAAGTGTAATTGATAGCGACATATTTCTTGACATGCCATTATCAACACAAGCCTTATATTTTCATTTATCAATGAGAGCAGATGACGACGGGTTTATCAATAACCCCAAAAAGATTCAGAGAATGATTGGGTGTTCTGACGACGATATGAGGATTCTGTGTGCCAAAAGTTTCATAATCCCTTTTGAGAGTGGAGTCGTAGTAATTAAGCATTGGAAAATACATAATTACATTCAAAAAGACAGGTATAAGGAAACAATTTATCTTGAAGAAAAATCTTCGCTTAAAGAAAACAAAAACAAGGAATACGAGAGGGTTCAAGACCCTTGTACACAGAATGTATACAACATGGATACGCAGATTAGATTAGATAAGATTAGATTAGATAAGGTTAGTGTAGAGGGAAACGCTCCCCAACCAAAAGCCATCACATCAACACATCAATTCAATCCTCCCTCTATCGAAGAAGTGAAATCCTATTGTTCAGAAAGAAAGAATGGGATTGATGCTGAACGGTTTATCGACTTCTATGCTTCCAAAGGTTGGCTGATTGGAAAAACCAAAATGAAAGATTGGAAAGCTGCTATTCGGACATGGGAACGGAGAGATAAGAGCAACGCTCCAAAGCAAAGCAATTTTCCCGATTACAGTAACGACGTTCCGGATTTCTTGGGGAGGTAG
- a CDS encoding ATP-binding protein, whose protein sequence is MDDILKAIDGIAERQRSAYPEAEGDYRVDGILYCGKCKTPKEKEYAIPWTGNKKILPVLCKCQKEQYQSDQENLKKTDFEMRVDRLKREGITDSKYLSCSFENDDSPKSKNSVICRRYASKFSEIEKKNIGLLLYGDVGTGKTFYAACVANYLLAKCIPASITNFPDLLSLIFKDKGAIAKLQSFSLLVIDDLGVERNSDYSMEQIYNVIDARVRSGKPMIVTTNLSAAELIHPADLAHKRIYDRIMEACPVMLKFEGNSRRGVKAYQKAAEAKKILGV, encoded by the coding sequence TTGGACGACATTTTGAAAGCTATCGACGGAATAGCAGAAAGACAGCGATCAGCTTATCCGGAGGCTGAGGGCGATTACAGGGTTGACGGAATTCTATATTGTGGCAAATGCAAAACGCCAAAAGAAAAAGAATACGCCATACCGTGGACAGGCAATAAAAAGATTCTTCCGGTTTTGTGCAAATGCCAAAAAGAACAATATCAATCCGATCAGGAGAACCTTAAAAAGACGGATTTTGAAATGCGGGTTGATCGGTTGAAGCGAGAAGGAATCACAGATAGCAAGTATCTATCCTGCAGCTTTGAAAATGACGACAGCCCAAAATCAAAGAATTCTGTGATTTGCCGGCGGTATGCTAGTAAATTCAGCGAGATTGAAAAAAAGAATATTGGGTTGTTGCTATATGGGGACGTCGGAACCGGGAAAACCTTTTATGCCGCATGCGTTGCGAATTATTTGCTAGCAAAATGTATTCCTGCTTCGATCACAAATTTCCCCGACCTCCTGTCATTGATTTTTAAGGACAAGGGCGCGATCGCAAAGCTGCAGTCCTTTTCCCTGCTGGTGATTGATGATCTTGGTGTTGAGCGAAATAGCGATTATAGCATGGAGCAAATATATAACGTGATTGATGCCCGCGTGCGTTCCGGTAAACCAATGATCGTCACCACCAATTTATCAGCAGCAGAATTGATTCACCCTGCGGATTTGGCACATAAGCGAATTTACGATCGGATAATGGAAGCTTGCCCTGTAATGCTCAAATTCGAAGGAAATAGCAGACGTGGCGTTAAAGCATACCAGAAAGCCGCAGAAGCAAAGAAAATTTTAGGAGTGTAA
- a CDS encoding AAA family ATPase, whose product MNEKERILIKYICDGDIKKSQQQAKIILNGISSKQDETFKSNMIRKLETKSNMIELPYNLRELLIAEDVSNFPEKRFVLRAEEEKTVKLVISAFKASKRLSELGISYVPALMLYGKSGGGKTMLARYIAYKTDLPFVYVRFSSIVSSYLGSTQSNIAKVFDYARTTPCVLCFDEIDSIGMARGQKNDIGEMNRIVIALMQEMDRLPNNVVVVGATNRYDRLDPALVRRFPIKHEVVPMELSDINILAKKFFENVGINTFDWIDNWCKTNFERAEPASTVIEKCTSVIVDKIIKESNNDFKKVGKTNE is encoded by the coding sequence ATGAATGAAAAAGAAAGAATTCTAATCAAATATATCTGTGATGGAGATATAAAAAAATCCCAGCAACAAGCAAAAATTATTTTAAATGGAATTTCATCTAAACAAGATGAAACATTTAAGTCAAACATGATCAGAAAGCTTGAAACTAAATCAAATATGATTGAGCTTCCGTATAATTTGCGTGAACTTCTTATTGCAGAAGATGTTTCTAATTTTCCAGAAAAGCGTTTTGTTTTAAGGGCAGAAGAAGAAAAAACGGTAAAATTAGTTATTTCAGCGTTTAAAGCATCTAAACGTTTATCTGAGCTTGGAATATCTTATGTTCCCGCATTAATGCTTTATGGGAAAAGTGGCGGTGGAAAGACAATGCTTGCTAGATATATCGCTTATAAAACAGATCTGCCATTTGTTTATGTGAGATTTTCTAGCATTGTAAGTTCTTATCTTGGAAGTACACAATCAAATATTGCAAAAGTATTTGATTACGCAAGGACGACTCCCTGTGTGCTGTGTTTTGATGAAATAGATTCAATAGGAATGGCAAGAGGACAAAAAAACGACATTGGAGAGATGAACAGAATCGTTATTGCACTTATGCAGGAAATGGACAGACTTCCAAACAACGTAGTTGTAGTTGGGGCTACAAATCGTTACGACAGATTAGACCCGGCATTAGTACGAAGATTTCCTATAAAGCATGAAGTTGTCCCAATGGAATTATCAGATATTAATATTCTTGCAAAAAAGTTTTTTGAAAATGTTGGAATTAATACTTTTGATTGGATTGATAACTGGTGCAAAACAAATTTTGAAAGAGCAGAACCGGCTTCAACTGTTATTGAAAAATGTACATCTGTAATTGTAGATAAGATCATTAAAGAAAGTAATAATGATTTTAAAAAAGTTGGTAAAACCAATGAATGA
- a CDS encoding HNH endonuclease: protein MAKRFSKRFYNSNAWKACRETYVANRIKIDGGMCEMCHEFPGEELHHKIVLTPKNIKDTNVTLNPDNLTYLCRDCHFKVHRELILKGFRNKAYRTILHNGYYFDRSGQMQPMRVYVVYGAPASGKNTYVEEHKDDTDMVIDLDKIQEALGKTDNNSNFLNASLFVRDCLYEKIANRDSMIDCHNVWVIATLPKKKERNELIDRLSAEPIYIQASQQQCEDRTRHDDKRKDKQLELAIVEKWFEDYEP from the coding sequence GTGGCTAAGAGATTCTCGAAGCGGTTCTATAATTCCAATGCGTGGAAAGCATGCAGAGAAACATATGTAGCAAACAGGATAAAGATTGATGGCGGTATGTGTGAGATGTGCCATGAGTTTCCGGGAGAGGAATTACATCATAAGATTGTACTGACCCCAAAGAATATCAAAGATACAAACGTTACATTAAACCCGGACAACCTAACATATCTATGCAGGGACTGCCATTTCAAGGTACATAGGGAACTTATCTTAAAGGGGTTTAGGAACAAGGCGTACAGAACGATATTGCATAATGGATATTACTTTGATAGATCGGGACAGATGCAACCAATGAGAGTATACGTTGTTTATGGCGCTCCTGCGTCCGGGAAGAACACATACGTTGAAGAACACAAAGACGATACAGATATGGTAATAGACCTAGACAAGATACAGGAAGCACTAGGAAAGACTGACAACAACAGTAACTTTCTTAATGCTTCCCTTTTTGTTAGGGATTGTTTATACGAGAAGATAGCAAACAGAGACAGCATGATAGACTGCCACAACGTTTGGGTTATAGCAACGTTACCAAAGAAGAAGGAACGCAATGAACTAATAGACAGACTTAGTGCTGAACCTATATACATACAGGCAAGTCAACAACAGTGTGAAGATAGGACAAGACATGACGACAAGAGGAAGGACAAACAGCTAGAGCTAGCAATAGTTGAGAAATGGTTTGAGGACTATGAGCCTTGA
- a CDS encoding terminase large subunit, translating to MLDGKILACEKIKREYENILNDLACPNKYHFDEERANRPIEFIESFCKQSQGKLGSSLKLELFQKSMLQVAYGFVDDNDLRRYQEILDIVGRKNGKTTLLSTIALYMNLADGEGSPECYFIATARDQAAKGFNECWNMIRQSPLLRKHIKKRISDLYCHENLGFIKALASNTNSLDGLNGYCIIIDELAAIKNRDIYDLMKQSMSARSQPMLWCITTNGFVRNGIFDSQYDYASKVISGQIKDSEHFLPLIYELDKQEEWLDPKCWIKANPGIGTIKKRQFLSDCVNKAKNDLDFRPTVFVKDFNLIANQSSAWLKWEELNNEEKFSEKEKFRYCIGGFDGADSIDLNAAKAICKKRGDNKLYIKQMYWIPQRKLDDMKNRVSQDDAPYDIWASQGLLRVVEGNKVNKRVILDWFLELRDKEDIYPLYIGYDPWHIDDSLKLLFQQEFGKTTMVEVIQGTKTLSQPMKDLKAEFQAHNIIYNNNPIDKYCLANTYAKTDINNNIQPDKGANHTHRIDGTAALLDSYVVYLNKQEEFDSLI from the coding sequence GTGCTGGACGGTAAAATTTTAGCGTGCGAAAAGATAAAGAGAGAGTATGAAAATATCCTAAACGATTTGGCTTGCCCTAACAAATATCATTTTGACGAAGAGCGTGCGAACCGCCCGATTGAGTTTATCGAATCTTTCTGTAAACAATCACAAGGCAAATTAGGTTCGTCACTGAAACTCGAATTGTTTCAAAAATCAATGCTGCAGGTGGCATATGGATTTGTTGACGATAACGATTTGAGAAGATACCAGGAAATATTAGATATTGTCGGACGAAAAAACGGGAAAACCACATTGCTATCGACGATCGCGCTATATATGAATTTGGCAGATGGTGAAGGATCGCCGGAATGCTATTTTATTGCGACTGCAAGAGATCAAGCAGCAAAAGGATTTAATGAATGTTGGAACATGATAAGGCAATCCCCTCTTTTGAGAAAGCATATCAAAAAAAGAATTTCGGATTTGTACTGTCATGAAAACTTAGGATTTATTAAAGCCCTTGCCAGTAATACAAATAGCCTTGATGGACTGAATGGATATTGCATCATCATAGACGAATTGGCAGCTATTAAAAATCGTGACATATACGATTTGATGAAGCAGTCAATGAGTGCTAGAAGTCAGCCAATGTTATGGTGCATCACGACTAATGGATTTGTTAGAAATGGAATCTTTGATAGCCAATATGATTATGCTTCAAAAGTAATCAGCGGACAGATCAAAGACAGTGAACATTTTCTCCCGCTTATCTATGAGCTGGACAAGCAAGAAGAATGGTTAGACCCTAAATGCTGGATAAAGGCCAACCCCGGAATTGGTACAATCAAGAAAAGACAATTTTTGTCTGACTGTGTTAATAAAGCAAAAAACGATTTGGATTTTAGGCCAACTGTTTTTGTGAAAGATTTTAACCTTATAGCAAATCAATCTAGTGCTTGGCTAAAGTGGGAAGAACTGAATAACGAAGAAAAATTCAGTGAAAAAGAAAAGTTTAGATATTGCATTGGAGGCTTTGATGGCGCTGACAGCATAGACCTAAACGCTGCAAAGGCTATTTGCAAAAAGCGCGGAGATAACAAGCTGTACATAAAGCAAATGTATTGGATTCCACAAAGGAAACTCGACGATATGAAAAACCGAGTCAGTCAAGATGACGCGCCTTATGACATTTGGGCGTCACAAGGGCTGCTTAGAGTTGTCGAAGGGAACAAGGTAAATAAGCGAGTTATCCTTGATTGGTTTTTGGAATTGAGAGATAAGGAGGATATTTACCCTCTGTATATCGGATATGACCCTTGGCACATTGACGATAGTTTAAAACTATTGTTTCAACAGGAATTCGGAAAAACAACTATGGTCGAAGTAATTCAAGGAACGAAAACTTTAAGTCAGCCAATGAAAGACCTAAAAGCAGAGTTTCAAGCCCATAACATTATTTACAATAACAACCCTATTGACAAATACTGCCTAGCAAATACATACGCGAAAACAGATATAAACAACAATATACAACCAGATAAAGGCGCAAACCATACCCATAGAATAGATGGAACCGCGGCTTTGCTTGATTCTTATGTTGTATATCTAAACAAGCAAGAAGAGTTTGATAGTTTAATTTAG
- a CDS encoding phage portal protein, which produces MGFIKRFRNFFNRSPTITRYQMMEDRGNGFFEFDGTLYQSDIIRACIRPKVKAIGKLVGKHIRETFDGNSKEVIAVNPDVNIRFLLEEPNPFMTGQMMQEKLATQLCLNNNAFAVIIRDDNGLPMEIYPVYATGVEAIYNQNMDLSLRFTFSNGRQATFLYSDVIHLRQDFYENDIFGTSPALALIPLMNVISSIDKSIVSAIKNSSVVRWLLKFTSNMRPEDLKTQAKDFADNFLETEKGTGVAAIDVKTDATQIQPNNYVPNAAQMDRTVDRIYSFFNTNKKIVQSDYNEDEWTAYFESEIEPPERNLSEEYTRKIFSRKQRGFGNRIYFEASNLQYASMQTKLAMQAMVDRGAMTPNEWRSVINMAPIDGGDTPVRRLDTAPINN; this is translated from the coding sequence ATGGGATTTATAAAAAGATTTAGGAACTTTTTTAATCGATCGCCCACCATAACCAGATACCAGATGATGGAGGATCGCGGAAATGGATTTTTTGAGTTTGATGGAACCTTATATCAATCCGACATCATACGGGCATGTATAAGGCCAAAAGTAAAAGCAATCGGTAAGCTTGTAGGAAAGCATATCCGAGAAACGTTTGACGGAAACAGTAAAGAAGTTATTGCGGTTAACCCTGACGTAAACATTAGGTTTCTGCTAGAAGAACCTAATCCGTTTATGACCGGTCAAATGATGCAAGAAAAGCTTGCCACTCAACTGTGCCTTAACAATAATGCTTTTGCCGTGATTATTAGGGACGATAACGGATTACCAATGGAAATATATCCGGTTTATGCGACCGGCGTTGAAGCAATTTATAATCAAAATATGGATTTGTCGCTTAGATTTACGTTTAGCAACGGACGTCAAGCGACTTTTTTATATTCTGACGTAATCCATTTGCGACAGGATTTTTATGAAAATGATATTTTTGGAACTTCTCCTGCCCTAGCTCTAATCCCGTTAATGAACGTTATAAGCTCTATTGATAAAAGCATTGTTAGTGCAATCAAAAATTCTTCCGTTGTTAGGTGGCTCTTAAAATTTACTTCTAATATGCGCCCGGAAGATTTGAAAACACAAGCGAAAGATTTTGCAGATAACTTTTTGGAAACTGAAAAAGGAACCGGGGTTGCGGCTATTGATGTTAAAACAGATGCAACGCAAATACAGCCTAATAACTATGTTCCAAATGCCGCGCAGATGGACAGAACAGTCGATCGGATTTATTCGTTTTTCAACACAAACAAAAAGATCGTGCAAAGTGATTATAACGAGGACGAATGGACGGCGTATTTTGAAAGTGAAATTGAACCACCAGAAAGAAATCTTAGCGAAGAGTACACGAGAAAAATCTTTAGTAGGAAGCAAAGAGGATTTGGAAACAGAATTTATTTTGAAGCGTCCAATTTACAATATGCTTCCATGCAGACAAAGCTTGCTATGCAAGCAATGGTAGACAGAGGAGCAATGACACCAAACGAATGGAGATCAGTAATAAACATGGCTCCTATTGATGGCGGAGATACTCCGGTCCGTAGACTTGATACCGCCCCAATTAATAATTGA
- a CDS encoding head maturation protease, ClpP-related — MEIEIKGVIIPNDDKPVYDFLGRDSTCPNDVLKAIKNSPDNQVNVNISSGGGNVFSGTEIYTALKNCGKQVNINVNSIAASAASIIAMAGKSNMSPVAMIMVHNVSSSVDGDYHDMDKASETLQQVGKAIAAAYVEKTGMSEKDVLDMMDEETWLTAKQAKDLGLVDNIMFENQQEPFVNSVINMIPESVIEKTKKQLANQRAEQPADFLRTKINLLKVKVI; from the coding sequence ATGGAAATCGAAATAAAAGGCGTAATTATTCCAAATGACGACAAACCGGTTTATGACTTTTTAGGAAGAGATTCAACTTGTCCCAATGATGTTTTAAAAGCAATAAAGAATAGCCCCGACAACCAGGTGAATGTAAACATAAGTTCCGGAGGAGGAAACGTGTTTTCCGGGACTGAAATCTATACGGCACTTAAAAATTGCGGGAAGCAAGTAAACATTAACGTTAATTCCATTGCCGCTTCTGCTGCATCAATAATCGCTATGGCTGGGAAATCCAATATGTCCCCGGTCGCTATGATTATGGTTCATAACGTAAGCTCTTCGGTAGATGGAGATTATCATGATATGGACAAGGCAAGTGAAACATTACAGCAAGTCGGGAAAGCGATTGCAGCAGCATATGTAGAAAAAACCGGAATGTCTGAAAAAGATGTACTTGACATGATGGATGAGGAAACGTGGTTGACGGCAAAGCAAGCAAAAGATTTAGGATTGGTTGATAATATCATGTTTGAAAACCAGCAAGAACCTTTTGTTAATTCCGTAATCAACATGATTCCAGAATCCGTAATTGAAAAAACAAAGAAACAGTTAGCGAATCAGCGGGCAGAACAGCCCGCTGATTTTTTACGCACAAAAATTAATTTATTAAAGGTAAAGGTGATTTAA